The following are encoded in a window of Dethiosulfovibrio salsuginis genomic DNA:
- a CDS encoding L-threonine 3-dehydrogenase: MKRIVVTGGLGQIGMELIHRLRNEYGSSAVMATDVKKEGSERLGEGPFEILDVRDGARLAEIVKAHKADTVLHLAGILSANAEKNPQLGWEVNLNGVYNALEVARQENCSFFFPSSIAAFGPSTPQDKTPQDTIQRPNTIYGVAKTAGELLCDYYNHKYGLDTRGVRFPGLISYDTPPGGGTTDYAVHIYYDAVKKGSYTSFIAPGTYMDMMYMPDALDSVIGLMEADPSRLIHRCCFNITAMSFEPNQLAAAIEKHVPGFKLDFDVDPARQAIAESWPNSIDDTAAREEWDWNPKYDMEAMTVDMLEKLRAKLS; encoded by the coding sequence ATGAAGCGTATCGTTGTAACCGGAGGATTGGGACAGATAGGTATGGAGCTTATCCACAGGCTCAGAAACGAGTACGGAAGCTCGGCGGTGATGGCAACCGACGTAAAGAAAGAGGGATCCGAGAGGCTCGGGGAAGGTCCTTTTGAAATCCTCGACGTCAGGGACGGAGCCAGGCTCGCCGAGATAGTGAAGGCCCATAAGGCGGATACCGTGCTCCACCTGGCGGGAATCCTCTCCGCCAACGCGGAGAAGAACCCTCAGCTCGGATGGGAGGTCAACTTAAACGGTGTCTACAACGCCCTCGAGGTGGCCAGGCAGGAGAACTGCTCCTTCTTCTTCCCGAGCTCTATAGCTGCCTTCGGCCCTTCCACCCCTCAGGACAAGACCCCTCAGGACACTATCCAGAGGCCAAACACCATATACGGCGTGGCGAAGACCGCCGGAGAGCTCCTCTGCGACTACTACAACCACAAGTACGGTCTGGACACCAGAGGAGTCCGCTTTCCAGGGCTTATCTCCTACGACACACCTCCTGGAGGGGGCACCACCGACTACGCCGTACACATCTACTACGACGCGGTCAAAAAGGGCAGCTACACCAGTTTTATAGCTCCCGGGACCTACATGGATATGATGTACATGCCCGACGCCCTTGACAGCGTAATCGGCCTTATGGAGGCGGACCCCTCCAGGCTGATCCACAGGTGCTGCTTCAACATAACAGCCATGAGCTTCGAGCCTAATCAGTTGGCGGCAGCTATCGAGAAGCACGTGCCAGGGTTCAAGCTGGACTTCGACGTCGACCCAGCGAGGCAGGCCATCGCCGAGTCCTGGCCTAACTCCATCGACGACACAGCCGCCAGGGAGGAATGGGACTGGAACCCCAAGTACGACATGGAGGCCATGACCGTCGATATGCTGGAGAAACTCCGGGCCAAGCTTAGCTAG
- a CDS encoding dicarboxylate/amino acid:cation symporter: protein MSGKGKLGLLPKLIIAIIAGILIGKFTPEAVVRILATFNGLFGNFLGFCIPLIIVGFVAPGIGDLGKNAGRTLGLTVAIAYGSTILAGTLAFFVDSSIFPNLLQVGGMVSEAASHGNPEEALLAPFFVVEMPALMGVMTALLMAFTLGIGMAVTEGKKMNEIMHEFQAIIAKLISSIIIPLLPLHICGIFANMTHAGEVQTIMSVFIKVYAVIIALHVTMLLIQYFIAGSVAGVNPFKAIKNMLPAYFTAIGTQSSAATIPVTLQQTKANGVREDVADFVVPLCATIHLSGSTITLASCAIAVMMLHGMDVSFAAMFPFIMMLGICMVAAPGVPGGAVMAALGVLESMLHFSPTMLSLMIALYLAQDSFGTACNVTGDGAIAILVNKLTGRNGSTAKATEPAMGTGD from the coding sequence ATGAGCGGAAAAGGAAAGTTGGGACTTCTTCCCAAGCTGATAATAGCCATTATTGCAGGTATTCTTATCGGTAAGTTCACCCCTGAGGCTGTAGTAAGGATTTTAGCCACATTCAACGGACTGTTCGGAAACTTCCTCGGCTTCTGTATTCCCCTTATCATAGTGGGTTTCGTGGCCCCTGGAATAGGCGATCTAGGCAAGAACGCCGGCAGAACACTGGGACTAACTGTAGCCATAGCCTACGGCTCTACAATATTGGCTGGGACATTGGCCTTTTTCGTCGACAGCTCGATTTTCCCCAACCTCCTTCAAGTTGGAGGAATGGTATCCGAGGCAGCCTCCCACGGTAACCCGGAGGAAGCCCTTCTAGCACCGTTCTTCGTCGTTGAAATGCCCGCCCTCATGGGAGTAATGACCGCCCTTCTCATGGCCTTCACTTTAGGAATAGGCATGGCTGTTACCGAAGGGAAAAAGATGAACGAGATAATGCACGAGTTCCAGGCTATTATAGCTAAACTCATTTCGTCCATAATCATACCCTTGCTTCCTCTGCATATCTGCGGTATATTCGCCAATATGACCCACGCAGGAGAGGTCCAGACCATAATGTCGGTGTTCATCAAAGTCTACGCCGTCATCATAGCCCTCCACGTGACCATGTTGCTCATACAGTACTTTATCGCTGGATCGGTGGCAGGAGTGAACCCCTTTAAGGCCATAAAGAACATGCTTCCGGCCTACTTCACCGCCATAGGGACCCAGTCCTCTGCGGCGACCATACCGGTGACCCTTCAGCAGACCAAGGCCAACGGTGTCAGGGAGGACGTAGCGGACTTCGTTGTTCCCCTCTGCGCCACGATTCACCTGTCGGGAAGCACCATAACCCTGGCCAGCTGTGCTATCGCCGTCATGATGCTCCACGGTATGGACGTGTCCTTCGCCGCCATGTTCCCCTTCATCATGATGCTCGGCATCTGCATGGTGGCGGCCCCGGGAGTTCCAGGAGGAGCGGTTATGGCAGCCCTGGGAGTTCTGGAGTCTATGCTCCACTTCAGCCCGACTATGCTATCTCTCATGATAGCCCTCTACCTTGCCCAGGACAGCTTCGGAACCGCCTGCAACGTCACCGGCGACGGAGCTATAGCCATACTGGTCAACAAGCTGACAGGTAGGAATGGGTCAACCGCTAAGGCCACCGAGCCAGCTATGGGGACGGGGGACTAG
- a CDS encoding response regulator transcription factor: MTIKILLADDHQILREGLKLLLNRQEDMTVVAEGGDGNEALELAEVHRPDITVMDVMMPNMDGIEATRRIVDQGLSKVVALSMYADRSFVAEMLKAGALGFLLKDCASTELVEAVRKVIGGEMYLGPSISHIVAKLYVSSIKSPDRREPLTPREMEVLVLLAEGKTNKEVGDRLHLSSKTVGTHRQHIMQKLGLDNLAELVKYAIREGLISFNR, translated from the coding sequence ATGACCATAAAGATCCTTCTGGCGGACGACCACCAGATACTGAGGGAGGGGCTGAAACTGCTCCTGAACCGGCAGGAGGATATGACGGTAGTGGCGGAAGGGGGAGACGGCAACGAAGCCCTGGAGCTAGCCGAGGTTCATCGCCCTGATATCACCGTGATGGACGTCATGATGCCCAATATGGACGGCATAGAGGCCACCAGGAGAATCGTGGATCAGGGGCTCTCCAAGGTGGTCGCCCTGTCGATGTACGCCGACAGGAGCTTCGTGGCGGAGATGCTTAAAGCAGGGGCTCTGGGCTTTTTGCTGAAAGACTGCGCCTCCACCGAGTTGGTGGAGGCGGTCCGAAAGGTCATAGGCGGCGAGATGTACCTGGGCCCTAGCATCTCCCACATCGTGGCGAAACTGTACGTCTCGTCGATAAAGTCTCCAGATCGGAGGGAGCCTCTGACCCCTAGAGAGATGGAGGTGCTGGTGCTCCTGGCGGAGGGGAAGACCAATAAGGAGGTGGGAGACAGGCTCCACCTGAGCTCTAAGACCGTAGGCACCCACAGACAACATATAATGCAGAAGCTTGGCCTGGACAACCTGGCGGAACTGGTAAAGTACGCCATAAGAGAGGGGCTCATATCCTTTAACCGGTGA
- a CDS encoding ligand-binding sensor domain-containing protein: MTRRTLISILIFTLSLISSVGSAKDEIIFENLSLQEGLSQTTVKAILMDSRGYMWFGTDGGLNRYDGYQFKVYRRKWNREDGISDNSVTSVVEGPDGELWIGTMAGLNRMDLETESFQRFTGVPGDEQSLLDDRITSLKIAGKDSLWVGTRAGLERMSLRERRFHRYRELGGPEESVNTVTSDRSETIWVGTEKGLYQGGIDGFHLHTLPFVSREDREVTAILEDHRHRLWIGTRAGRLYSFNREGGYFSPPEPLEYPRGVQRSISTIYEDIFGELWIGTDGGGIVRFNPDSRSMSIYRQDNSTPHGLRDNVILSIWGDTGNSIHMGDLTGVIWFGSFSNGVEKVHLKRPFQRYDSRSYNVRGLVGEDVRALWKDDDGPLWAGTYGGGLREIDGRKETISYWRHDPIDPYSLTSDRVMSLLRLDDETLLVGTDGGLDVKTGDRFEQIRFPSILPPPSVKALMTDEEGKVWIGTSRGLFYLHGDRAIPFLAHKRLSRSDVTAIIEDESRTLWLGTDGDGLFALSPSRESCINMTSHLKDGPLSDRIHSLFSWDKELWIGTDLGLQWIGEGRSRAYTSEDGLPGDVVKGILRNRYGQLWLSTDNGLSRLDPKTGEIRNYTLGDGLQGKEFNRGAAVIDRFGKMYFGGTKGCNSFYPGNISENDHVPPVVINEVSVFGKPVPMDRSPRGFRRVTLTQRQNYITIHFAALDYTAPESNEYRYILEGFDEDWIHSGNRNDASYTNLPDGRYLFRVKGSNNNGVWNEEGAVLEIDVIPPLWRTPLAYGVYLFCLGSLAYFAMVYSRNIREKETERKLRLVTEISNLKLTEKNLQLEQARRHEAFHRERLRSLATSLTEAEERERRQIATEVHDSIGQNLALSKLRLEMLAQSLGKPSQEEIGSITSMLDQTIRSTRTLTFELGTPVLYRFGFFPAIERLSERFEEDYGLSIKSISDGEIPEMNDDMKAFLFRAVRELAMNTVKHAKASTLTVRTKVMENRLYLSASDDGQGFDVSAIEHTGRDNRSFGLFSLRERIISLGGRMVIRSIPGEGTSVRLFVPFRKERDS, from the coding sequence ATGACCAGAAGGACGCTGATATCTATACTGATTTTCACCTTGAGCCTGATATCCTCCGTCGGGTCCGCTAAAGACGAGATTATATTTGAAAACCTATCCCTCCAGGAGGGTCTGTCTCAGACCACCGTCAAAGCCATCCTCATGGACAGCAGAGGATATATGTGGTTCGGCACCGACGGCGGACTTAACCGGTACGACGGATATCAGTTCAAGGTATATAGGAGAAAATGGAACAGGGAGGACGGCATATCGGATAACTCGGTGACTTCGGTGGTAGAGGGCCCTGACGGAGAACTATGGATAGGAACCATGGCCGGCCTAAACCGAATGGACCTTGAGACCGAGTCGTTTCAGAGATTCACCGGTGTGCCTGGCGACGAGCAAAGCCTTCTGGACGATCGGATAACCTCCCTTAAGATAGCCGGAAAGGATAGCCTGTGGGTCGGTACCAGAGCTGGCCTGGAGAGGATGAGCCTCAGGGAACGCCGTTTTCACCGTTACCGAGAGCTAGGGGGACCGGAGGAATCGGTAAATACCGTCACCTCCGACCGATCGGAAACCATATGGGTAGGAACGGAAAAAGGGCTCTATCAAGGGGGGATCGACGGTTTTCATCTACACACCCTCCCCTTCGTGTCCAGGGAGGACCGAGAGGTGACCGCGATCCTCGAGGACCACAGGCATAGGCTCTGGATAGGGACCAGGGCAGGCCGACTGTACAGCTTCAATCGAGAGGGCGGGTATTTCAGCCCTCCTGAGCCTTTAGAGTATCCCAGGGGAGTGCAAAGATCTATATCGACTATCTACGAGGATATTTTCGGAGAGCTTTGGATAGGCACCGACGGTGGGGGGATCGTCCGGTTTAACCCCGATTCGAGATCTATGTCCATCTATCGCCAAGACAATTCCACCCCCCATGGCCTCAGGGATAACGTTATTCTCTCCATATGGGGGGATACGGGGAACTCCATCCATATGGGCGATCTTACGGGGGTCATCTGGTTTGGCTCCTTCTCCAACGGCGTAGAGAAGGTCCACCTAAAGAGGCCTTTTCAGAGATACGACAGCCGGTCCTATAACGTAAGAGGATTGGTCGGCGAGGACGTAAGGGCCCTGTGGAAGGACGACGACGGCCCTCTATGGGCGGGAACCTACGGCGGGGGCCTCAGGGAGATCGACGGAAGGAAAGAGACCATCTCCTACTGGAGACACGATCCTATAGATCCTTACAGTCTCACCAGCGACAGGGTCATGTCCCTATTGAGGCTGGACGATGAAACCCTTTTGGTGGGAACCGACGGAGGTCTGGACGTAAAGACCGGAGATCGCTTTGAACAGATTCGCTTCCCCTCCATCCTCCCTCCTCCGTCGGTAAAAGCACTTATGACCGACGAAGAGGGCAAGGTCTGGATAGGCACGTCAAGAGGGCTTTTTTACCTTCACGGCGACAGGGCAATTCCCTTTCTCGCACACAAAAGGCTATCTCGCTCCGACGTGACCGCCATAATAGAGGACGAATCTCGGACCCTCTGGCTAGGCACCGACGGAGACGGCCTATTTGCCCTATCCCCCTCCAGAGAGTCCTGCATAAACATGACTTCCCATCTAAAAGACGGCCCTCTCAGCGACAGAATACACAGTCTGTTCTCCTGGGATAAAGAGCTCTGGATAGGCACCGACCTAGGACTTCAGTGGATCGGCGAGGGCAGATCGAGGGCCTACACTTCCGAGGACGGTCTTCCTGGAGACGTGGTAAAGGGTATTTTAAGGAATAGATACGGTCAGCTATGGCTCAGCACCGACAACGGCCTTTCCAGGCTGGACCCTAAGACCGGAGAGATACGGAACTACACCCTTGGAGACGGTCTCCAGGGAAAGGAGTTCAACCGAGGGGCGGCGGTGATAGATAGGTTCGGCAAGATGTACTTCGGAGGGACCAAGGGATGCAACAGCTTCTATCCGGGCAACATCAGCGAGAACGACCACGTCCCTCCGGTGGTGATCAACGAGGTTTCGGTTTTCGGTAAGCCCGTCCCGATGGACAGAAGCCCAAGGGGATTTAGGAGGGTAACCCTGACCCAAAGGCAGAACTACATCACTATCCACTTTGCGGCACTGGACTACACCGCCCCGGAATCAAACGAGTACCGATATATACTGGAGGGCTTCGACGAGGACTGGATTCACTCGGGAAACAGAAACGACGCCAGCTACACCAACCTGCCCGACGGCAGATACCTTTTCAGGGTAAAAGGGTCCAACAATAACGGGGTATGGAACGAGGAAGGGGCCGTCCTGGAGATCGACGTAATTCCCCCTCTATGGAGAACCCCTCTGGCTTACGGAGTATATCTTTTTTGTCTGGGATCGCTGGCCTATTTTGCCATGGTCTACAGCAGGAACATAAGGGAAAAGGAGACCGAGAGAAAACTGAGACTGGTGACGGAGATATCGAACCTCAAGCTGACGGAGAAAAATCTCCAGCTCGAACAGGCCAGAAGACACGAGGCTTTCCACAGAGAGAGGCTCAGGTCCTTAGCGACCTCCCTGACCGAGGCGGAGGAGAGGGAGAGACGTCAGATAGCCACCGAGGTCCACGACTCTATAGGCCAGAACCTGGCTCTGTCCAAGCTCCGTCTGGAGATGTTGGCTCAGTCCCTGGGGAAGCCCTCTCAGGAGGAGATCGGATCTATAACCTCCATGCTCGATCAGACCATTAGATCGACCAGAACTCTGACCTTCGAGCTAGGGACCCCTGTGCTCTACAGGTTCGGCTTTTTTCCCGCCATAGAGAGGCTGTCAGAGAGGTTTGAGGAGGATTACGGCCTGTCGATAAAGTCGATCTCCGACGGGGAGATCCCCGAGATGAACGACGATATGAAGGCATTTCTCTTCAGAGCGGTCAGAGAGCTGGCGATGAACACGGTGAAACACGCCAAAGCCTCCACCTTGACGGTGCGGACAAAGGTCATGGAAAACAGGCTGTATCTTTCCGCATCCGACGACGGCCAGGGTTTCGACGTCTCCGCCATAGAGCATACAGGACGGGATAACCGGTCCTTCGGCCTGTTCAGCTTAAGGGAGAGGATAATATCCCTAGGAGGCCGTATGGTCATAAGGTCTATTCCAGGGGAAGGCACGTCAGTCAGGCTTTTTGTTCCATTTAGAAAGGAGAGGGATAGCTAA
- the cls gene encoding cardiolipin synthase, with the protein MGYSLADHQFWLVLLALHSVSSWVIRFVMLAIVPMRHTPTAAMAWLMVIFFWPWPCTLIYLAVGSNLLPQKRMKRHAELLKQMKDLRLKCKKTLCYSQPDLPPSLHRISGLAETLGHMSIVGGNEGTLISEAKDLSAMLVSDIDRANRHVDLLYYIFADDNVGGPVLEALVRASERGLDCRLMVDSVGSSELAKQGHLEWLIRKGVKVTEALPASIFRRHAARFDLRNHRKLAIVDGEVAYTGSHNMIDPRYGHSDLIWRDLSIRLEGPVVRQLQAVFLEDWYVETGDIPDLDRLTMPSDNCGPIAVQTVPSGPSYKTENYQRLIVSALHDAREKVIITTPYLIPDESLLQALEVAALRGVKVQLIVPHRSDQFLVGHAARSYYQELLDMGIEIYLFDDGLLHAKTMTVDGELAFFGSSNFDIRSFALNFEINLVFYGKEEAYALTDIQGNYLKKSRRLHLKEWSDRPVYTRSLESVAKLFSPLL; encoded by the coding sequence ATGGGCTACTCTCTAGCTGACCACCAGTTCTGGCTGGTCCTACTGGCACTTCACAGCGTTTCCTCCTGGGTAATTCGGTTCGTCATGCTGGCGATTGTGCCTATGAGACACACCCCGACGGCGGCCATGGCCTGGCTTATGGTGATATTTTTCTGGCCCTGGCCCTGTACTCTGATATATTTGGCGGTAGGGTCGAACCTGCTTCCTCAAAAGAGGATGAAGAGACACGCTGAGCTTCTGAAACAGATGAAGGACCTCCGGTTGAAGTGCAAAAAGACCCTCTGCTACTCCCAGCCCGACCTCCCTCCGTCGCTACACCGCATTTCAGGTCTGGCGGAGACCTTAGGCCATATGTCTATAGTAGGAGGCAACGAAGGTACGCTCATATCCGAGGCAAAAGACCTTTCCGCCATGCTGGTCTCCGATATAGACAGAGCGAACAGACACGTCGATCTGCTCTATTACATCTTCGCCGACGATAACGTCGGTGGCCCTGTCTTAGAGGCGTTGGTGAGGGCTTCGGAGAGAGGGCTGGACTGCCGACTTATGGTGGACTCGGTGGGCTCAAGCGAACTGGCAAAGCAGGGGCATCTGGAGTGGCTCATAAGGAAGGGCGTCAAGGTCACCGAGGCACTTCCCGCCAGCATATTCAGACGTCACGCCGCCCGGTTTGACCTCAGGAACCACCGTAAGTTAGCCATAGTGGACGGTGAGGTTGCCTACACAGGGTCTCACAACATGATAGACCCTCGCTACGGCCACAGCGACCTGATATGGAGGGATCTGTCCATCAGGCTGGAGGGACCGGTTGTGAGACAGCTTCAGGCGGTCTTTCTCGAGGACTGGTACGTCGAGACCGGAGATATACCGGACTTAGATCGGCTGACCATGCCCTCGGATAACTGCGGTCCTATAGCGGTACAGACCGTTCCCAGCGGCCCTAGCTATAAGACGGAGAACTATCAAAGGCTTATAGTGAGTGCCCTTCACGACGCCAGGGAAAAGGTCATCATAACCACCCCCTACCTTATCCCCGACGAAAGCCTCCTTCAGGCCCTGGAGGTCGCCGCCCTGAGAGGCGTCAAGGTTCAGCTGATAGTGCCCCACAGAAGCGACCAGTTTCTGGTAGGACACGCCGCCAGGTCCTACTACCAGGAGCTTCTGGACATGGGAATAGAGATATACCTCTTCGACGACGGCCTTCTCCACGCAAAGACGATGACCGTCGACGGAGAACTGGCCTTTTTCGGATCCAGCAATTTTGATATCCGATCATTCGCCCTGAACTTCGAGATCAACCTAGTGTTTTACGGTAAAGAGGAGGCCTACGCCCTCACCGATATACAGGGGAACTACCTTAAAAAATCCAGAAGGCTTCACCTTAAGGAATGGAGCGATAGGCCCGTTTATACCCGTTCTCTGGAGAGCGTAGCAAAACTCTTCAGTCCCCTGCTATGA
- a CDS encoding endonuclease/exonuclease/phosphatase family protein produces the protein MRLVIYNVRYGTGTGLSYHLPFPFSGSLRRSYRRFESIKSFLQGLSPDLVGLVEADNGSYRQAGICQAKEIAKAVGGESHFVVKYRDNLSRLPVLKSQGNAVISRVTPLKVNCHDLGRGMKRNALEVEFNDFSMVLVHLSLGKTSREHQIGALKEICTSRKGPLILAGDYNTLKGSDELSPLIEAGMSTVNKSGIPTFPCRRPRKELDFILVSEDIEPQGFFVPNTYLSDHLPLVCDLKIRKSERRDSNYGLLSS, from the coding sequence GTGAGACTTGTTATATACAACGTGAGATACGGTACGGGAACGGGGCTATCCTACCACCTGCCCTTTCCTTTTTCCGGGAGCCTGAGACGGTCTTACAGGCGATTTGAGTCTATAAAATCCTTCCTACAGGGGCTATCGCCGGACCTTGTGGGACTGGTCGAGGCGGATAACGGATCCTATCGACAGGCTGGGATCTGCCAGGCCAAGGAGATAGCTAAGGCGGTAGGAGGAGAGAGTCACTTTGTCGTTAAGTACAGGGATAACCTCTCCCGACTGCCGGTACTCAAGAGCCAGGGAAACGCGGTTATATCCAGAGTTACGCCTCTAAAGGTGAACTGCCACGATCTAGGCAGAGGGATGAAGAGAAACGCCTTAGAGGTGGAGTTTAATGATTTCTCGATGGTCCTGGTCCACCTATCCCTAGGCAAAACCAGCCGAGAGCATCAGATAGGGGCCCTTAAGGAGATATGTACCTCCAGAAAAGGACCTCTGATACTAGCGGGGGATTACAACACCTTGAAAGGGTCGGATGAGCTCTCCCCTCTGATAGAGGCGGGAATGTCCACGGTGAATAAAAGCGGGATTCCCACCTTCCCGTGCAGAAGGCCCAGAAAAGAGCTGGATTTTATCCTGGTGTCCGAGGACATAGAACCGCAGGGCTTCTTCGTGCCGAACACCTATCTATCCGACCACCTACCTCTGGTATGTGACCTTAAGATACGGAAATCCGAAAGGAGAGACAGTAACTATGGGCTACTCTCTAGCTGA
- a CDS encoding sensor histidine kinase, with product MSKKKKTILLVGGRAMAVEDERTILEAMGYDVITVENDHKALALMEAEIEIDLVLLAFDLGPDGNPFKLAERIRMERGIPVVFLAEPGSSLSEGYEHLIKGSDRTVFSSTIGKYLSDDRPGIVSSDKKGLFEALVEQIDDIVVVKDLDLRIVATNHSLVKAAGCTSVSDLLGKTDDQIFGISEDEEPVRSYMADERHAQTLPQGQYILKEEPIVYPDGRTRIFLTKKYPIYDPHGRIIGTGNISRDISDRKESDRRIQALLEEKELILRESHHRIKNNMNTVMSILSLHAWSLTDPVAVGALNDARNRLSAMALLYDRLYRSGSVESMSIKDYLPPLVEDIVDTFPQGSCISTQLEVEDVILPAGLLSSLGILINELVTNSMKYAFVSGEGSLKVSVRKGDQSLRVEVSDDGPGFPDNFCYDDLENSSGFGMRLISMLVRQLRGSVTMKNDSGAISILEIPFSFDGVQKN from the coding sequence TTGTCCAAGAAAAAAAAGACGATTCTCTTGGTTGGAGGTCGGGCGATGGCGGTCGAGGACGAAAGGACCATCCTGGAGGCTATGGGCTACGACGTGATAACCGTAGAAAACGACCACAAAGCTCTGGCCCTTATGGAGGCGGAGATCGAAATCGATCTGGTCCTGCTTGCTTTCGACCTAGGCCCCGATGGGAACCCCTTTAAGCTGGCCGAAAGAATTCGGATGGAAAGAGGGATTCCTGTGGTGTTCTTGGCGGAACCTGGATCATCCCTTTCTGAAGGCTACGAACACCTGATAAAGGGATCGGACCGGACGGTCTTTAGCTCAACCATAGGGAAGTACCTCTCCGACGACCGGCCAGGAATAGTCTCCTCCGATAAAAAGGGCCTTTTTGAGGCACTGGTGGAACAGATCGACGATATAGTGGTGGTAAAAGACCTCGATCTCAGAATCGTCGCCACGAATCATTCGCTGGTGAAAGCCGCAGGGTGTACCTCTGTCTCCGATCTTCTGGGCAAGACCGACGATCAGATATTCGGTATTTCCGAGGATGAAGAGCCGGTGAGGAGCTATATGGCCGACGAAAGGCACGCTCAGACCCTCCCCCAGGGCCAGTATATCCTCAAAGAGGAGCCGATAGTCTATCCTGACGGTAGGACTCGCATCTTTCTGACCAAAAAGTATCCTATATACGATCCACATGGACGGATAATAGGGACGGGAAATATATCCAGGGATATCTCCGATAGAAAGGAGAGCGACAGGAGGATTCAGGCCCTTCTGGAGGAAAAGGAGCTGATCCTGAGGGAGTCGCACCACAGGATCAAAAACAACATGAACACCGTCATGAGCATTCTATCCCTCCACGCCTGGAGTCTTACGGACCCGGTCGCAGTAGGAGCCTTGAACGATGCCCGAAATCGGCTAAGTGCCATGGCCCTGCTCTACGATAGGCTCTACAGATCGGGGTCGGTGGAGTCTATGTCGATCAAAGACTACCTGCCTCCCCTTGTGGAGGATATAGTCGATACCTTCCCTCAGGGGAGCTGTATATCGACTCAGCTGGAGGTGGAGGACGTAATCCTACCTGCGGGGCTACTGTCCTCTTTGGGGATACTGATCAACGAGCTGGTTACCAACTCGATGAAATACGCCTTTGTATCCGGCGAAGGTTCTTTGAAGGTATCCGTTCGGAAAGGAGACCAGTCCCTTCGTGTGGAGGTATCCGACGATGGTCCAGGCTTCCCGGATAACTTCTGCTACGACGACCTGGAGAACTCCTCGGGCTTCGGTATGAGACTCATCTCCATGCTGGTCCGCCAGTTGAGAGGCTCCGTCACGATGAAAAACGACTCCGGTGCCATCTCGATCCTTGAAATCCCTTTTTCTTTCGATGGCGTTCAAAAAAATTAA
- a CDS encoding cold-shock protein: MTRGTVKWFNGTKGYGFITGEDGKDYFVHFSAINVDGFKTLDEGQAVTFTIENGQKGPQASNVTPV, from the coding sequence TTGACTCGAGGAACTGTGAAATGGTTTAACGGCACTAAGGGCTATGGTTTCATCACTGGTGAGGACGGAAAGGATTACTTCGTTCACTTCAGCGCCATCAACGTAGACGGCTTCAAGACCCTGGATGAGGGTCAGGCCGTGACCTTCACCATCGAGAACGGTCAGAAGGGTCCCCAGGCTTCGAACGTTACGCCTGTTTAA